A region from the Vicia villosa cultivar HV-30 ecotype Madison, WI linkage group LG3, Vvil1.0, whole genome shotgun sequence genome encodes:
- the LOC131657339 gene encoding putative F-box/LRR-repeat protein At3g18150 isoform X1 gives MAYSPKPRKAKSRSRIQQQLTTTKKPSRKQIAPAKKPSRKQQHVAPDLISVLSDCLIIHILSFLDARYAVRTCILSKRWINLWKTLPTIVILNFPNFDDRKYERFVYQILSLRDDSTDIHTLQLHPAFMEKRSISLVSRILKYAFSHNVRSLLLDFETLKPNSFSFSSSTLKSLKLTCGDFVFGVNTEFPNSLHFPALTTLSLSYFTFTSNHDGCAEPFSTFNMLTTLIINQCVVLNEKNLCISNTRLESLSITMHRHNYPGTLFKIELCAPNLHTFSYIGNHISKLVGSKSIFSSIKQLIINVRCFDMYVGYSPIICNWLDEISNIESLTLDTYTLEVLSCFPDFLKLEPPSLLNLKSLKIETYRLSDVSEFDRTVDFLLQNSPSAKKNGAKCRDDQSLWKVTVFFNTK, from the exons ATGGCGTATTCCCCCAAACCTAGGAAGGCCAAGTCTCGCAGCAGAATCCAACAACAACTCACAACAACAAAGAAGCCGAGCAGAAAGCAAATCGCACCAGCAAAGAAGCCTAGCAGAAAGCAACAGCATGTCGCACCAG atttGATTAGTGTTTTGTCCGATTGTCTTATCATTCACATACTGTCTTTTTTGGATGCAAGATATGCCGTTCGAACCTGCATTTTGTCCAAAAGATGGATCAATCTTTGGAAGACACTTCCCACCATTGTCATATTAAATTTTCCCAATTTTGATGACCGGAAATATGAGCGATTTGTATATCAGATTTTGTCACTACGTGATGATTCTACTGATATTCACACTCTTCAACTTCACCCTGCTTTTATGGAAAAGCGAAGCATCTCATTAGTGTCTAGGATATTGAAATATGCTTTTTCACACAATGTCCGATCCTTACTACTTGACTTCGAAACCCTTAAgcctaattctttttctttttcaagttCTACTCTAAAATCCCTCAAACTTACCTGTGGTGATTTTGTTTTTGGTGTCAATACTGAATTTCCAAATTCTCTTCATTTTCCAGCATTAACCACCCTATCTCTAAGCTACTTTACTTTTACTTCCAATCATGATGGTTGTGCTGAACCATTTTCCACTTTTAATATGTTGACTACGTTGATCATCAACCAATGTGTAGTCTTGAATGAAAAAAACCTTTGCATATCAAATACTAGACTTGAAAGTTTATCTATAACTATGCATCGCCATAATTATCCCGGAACTTTATTCAAAATCGAGTTATGTGCTCCAAATCTTCATACCTTCTCTTATATTGGTAATCATATTTCAAAACTTGTTGGTAGCAAGAGTATTTTCTCATCTATCAAACAATTAATTATTAATGTCAGGTGTTTTGATATGTATGTGGGGTACTCGCCAATTATATGCAATTGGTTGGATGAAATTTCTAATATTGAATCATTGACCCTTGATACATATACTCTTGAG GTTCTTTCCTGTTTTCCTGATTTTCTCAAGCTTGAGCCACCTTCCCTTTTAAACTTAAAGTCACTCAAAATAGAAACATATCGCCTTTCCGATGTATCTGAATTTGACAGAACCGTGGACTTTTTGCTTCAAAATTCACCCTCGGCAAAG aaaaatggagcaaaatgTAGAGATGATCAAAGCCTTTGGAAAGTTACtgtattttttaatacaaaatga
- the LOC131657339 gene encoding putative F-box/LRR-repeat protein At3g18150 isoform X2: MAYSPKPRKAKSRSRIQQQLTTTKKPSRKQIAPAKKPSRKQQHVAPDLISVLSDCLIIHILSFLDARYAVRTCILSKRWINLWKTLPTIVILNFPNFDDRKYERFVYQILSLRDDSTDIHTLQLHPAFMEKRSISLVSRILKYAFSHNVRSLLLDFETLKPNSFSFSSSTLKSLKLTCGDFVFGVNTEFPNSLHFPALTTLSLSYFTFTSNHDGCAEPFSTFNMLTTLIINQCVVLNEKNLCISNTRLESLSITMHRHNYPGTLFKIELCAPNLHTFSYIGNHISKLVGSKSIFSSIKQLIINVRCFDMYVGYSPIICNWLDEISNIESLTLDTYTLEVLSCFPDFLKLEPPSLLNLKSLKIETYRLSDVSEFDRTVDFLLQNSPSAKVEIIIVEKWSKM; encoded by the exons ATGGCGTATTCCCCCAAACCTAGGAAGGCCAAGTCTCGCAGCAGAATCCAACAACAACTCACAACAACAAAGAAGCCGAGCAGAAAGCAAATCGCACCAGCAAAGAAGCCTAGCAGAAAGCAACAGCATGTCGCACCAG atttGATTAGTGTTTTGTCCGATTGTCTTATCATTCACATACTGTCTTTTTTGGATGCAAGATATGCCGTTCGAACCTGCATTTTGTCCAAAAGATGGATCAATCTTTGGAAGACACTTCCCACCATTGTCATATTAAATTTTCCCAATTTTGATGACCGGAAATATGAGCGATTTGTATATCAGATTTTGTCACTACGTGATGATTCTACTGATATTCACACTCTTCAACTTCACCCTGCTTTTATGGAAAAGCGAAGCATCTCATTAGTGTCTAGGATATTGAAATATGCTTTTTCACACAATGTCCGATCCTTACTACTTGACTTCGAAACCCTTAAgcctaattctttttctttttcaagttCTACTCTAAAATCCCTCAAACTTACCTGTGGTGATTTTGTTTTTGGTGTCAATACTGAATTTCCAAATTCTCTTCATTTTCCAGCATTAACCACCCTATCTCTAAGCTACTTTACTTTTACTTCCAATCATGATGGTTGTGCTGAACCATTTTCCACTTTTAATATGTTGACTACGTTGATCATCAACCAATGTGTAGTCTTGAATGAAAAAAACCTTTGCATATCAAATACTAGACTTGAAAGTTTATCTATAACTATGCATCGCCATAATTATCCCGGAACTTTATTCAAAATCGAGTTATGTGCTCCAAATCTTCATACCTTCTCTTATATTGGTAATCATATTTCAAAACTTGTTGGTAGCAAGAGTATTTTCTCATCTATCAAACAATTAATTATTAATGTCAGGTGTTTTGATATGTATGTGGGGTACTCGCCAATTATATGCAATTGGTTGGATGAAATTTCTAATATTGAATCATTGACCCTTGATACATATACTCTTGAG GTTCTTTCCTGTTTTCCTGATTTTCTCAAGCTTGAGCCACCTTCCCTTTTAAACTTAAAGTCACTCAAAATAGAAACATATCGCCTTTCCGATGTATCTGAATTTGACAGAACCGTGGACTTTTTGCTTCAAAATTCACCCTCGGCAAAGGTTGAAATCATTATCGTAG aaaaatggagcaaaatgTAG